The Magnolia sinica isolate HGM2019 chromosome 9, MsV1, whole genome shotgun sequence genome contains a region encoding:
- the LOC131256699 gene encoding uncharacterized protein LOC131256699, which translates to MDEAGAPSIAKHLASCNTRTRSQALAHLTTFFSSHPSISDSDMLKIWKGLFYSLWHADKLPVQLRLIQRLSSLLLSLHPSPICLQYLRCFITTIRREWAGIDSLRLDKFYLLIRRFLRHLFLLLKSNSWDLELSNRLMDVLVEMTLLPTDSYPAQGVNYHISEAFLEELKEFLPLTADVLDALLKPFFSVLEKSTDKVLVSKIRKSMFDCLLENGKKKISDLGKGGTCVDSDDEDAEKFGIIALKMGFSAKFFKLASDPDAVQANRKVLFGLHEEFLKLEKDFEKLGVEISLPEVNVGLDTELVDVAGAPSEQVEGNPQDRKASKKSKKAKSKKQSEVGDKESKSKKKKKKKNGSSDSETTENGHVATVNGSDIEKDDIGISFDESVISNLQKQFEKVAAEAGMEVDSTSSCAAPMVVANGKASKKRKRAKIADGKVSVIEGSVGGSAAGKSGEKSAKKVRFSMKSNLVWKPHSPLPPQSLRLPPSATPRGSALKKGVPPGPVREAPLAKKVKHRGSGGKKGRKITKTVSPAIKRLRKLQSLSA; encoded by the coding sequence ATGGACGAGGCAGGCGCACCGTCCATCGCGAAGCACCTAGCTTCCTGCAACACCCGGACCAGATCACAAGCCCTGGCCCACCTCACCAccttcttctcatctcatccGTCCATCTCCGACTCCGACATGCTCAAGATCTGGAAAGGGCTCTTCTATTCTCTCTGGCATGCCGACAAGCTACCCGTCCAGCTCCGCCTCATCCAACGGCTATCCTCCCTCCTCCTCTCCCTCCACCCTTCCCCTATCTGCCTCCAATACCTCCGCTGCTTCATCACCACCATCCGTCGTGAGTGGGCCGGCATCGATTCCCTCAGGTTAGACAAGTTCTATCTCCTAATCCGTCGATTCCTACgccatctcttcctcctcctgaAATCGAATTCATGGGATCTCGAGCTCTCAAATCGGTTGATGGACGTTTTGGTAGAAATGACGCTTTTGCCCACCGACAGTTACCCGGCGCAGGGCGTAAATTACCACATCTCAGAGGCCTTTTTGGAAGAACTGAAGGAATTCCTCCCGCTTACGGCGGACGTTCTCGACGCCCTTTTGAAACCGTTCTTCTCCGTTCTGGAGAAATCGACTGATAAGGTGTTGGTATCTAAGATAAGAAAGAGTATGTTTGATTGCTTGCTCGAGAATGGGAAGAAGAAGATCTCAGATCTTGGAAAGGGGGGAACTTGCGTGGATTCGGACGATGAGGATGCAGAGAAGTTTGGGATCATTGCTTTGAAAATGGGGTTTTCGGCGAAGTTCTTTAAGTTGGCGTCGGACCCAGATGCAGTTCAGGCGAATCGGAAAGTTTTGTTTGGATTGCACGAGGAATTCCTGAAGTTGGAGAAGGATTTTGAGAAGTTGGGGGTCGAAATTTCGTTGCCAGAGGTTAATGTGGGACTGGATACAGAGCTGGTGGACGTGGCGGGAGCTCCTTCGGAACAAGTTGAGGGGAACCCGCAAGATCGCAAGGCCTCCAAGAAGAGCAAAAAGGCCAAGAGCAAGAAACAGTCGGAGGTTGGTGATAAAGAGAGTaagagcaagaagaagaagaagaaaaagaatggtTCTTCTGACTCTGAAACTACTGAAAATGGCCACGTAGCTACAGTAAATGGATCGGACATTGAGAAGGATGATATTGGGATTTCTTTCGACGAGTCGGTGATTTCGAATCTGCAGAAGCAGTTCGAGAAGGTTGCGGCGGAAGCCGGCATGGAAGTGGATAGCACGAGCTCATGTGCTGCACCGATGGTGGTGGCGAATGGGAAGGCATCGAAGAAGAGGAAAAGGGCTAAGATTGCTGACGGGAAGGTTTCTGTTATTGAGGGCAGCGTTGGCGGGAGTGCAGCAGGTAAGAGTGGGGAGAAGAGTGCCAAGAAGGTCCGCTTCTCTATGAAGAGCAACTTGGTGTGGAAACCCCACAGCCCATTGCCTCCACAGAGCTTGAGATTACCGCCATCTGCTACTCCAAGAGGGAGTGCACTGAAGAAAGGCGTGCCTCCAGGGCCCGTTAGAGAAGCTCCCCTTGCAAAAAAGGTGAAGCACAGGGGTAGTGGGGGGAAGAAGGGGAGGAAGATTACGAAGACAGTATCTCCAGCCATTAAACGTCTTCGAAAGTTGCAATCTCTCTCTGCATAA
- the LOC131256698 gene encoding probable xyloglucan endotransglucosylase/hydrolase protein 6 — MANFTYLLITISLFLDLMTVHPSTARPTTFLQDFYITWSESHIKQMENGTAIQLQLDPTSGCGFASKNKYLFGHISMKIKLIPGDSAGTVTAFYLNSNTNEIRDELDFEFLGNRSGQPYTVQTNVFARGKGNREQRMNLWFDPAAEFHTYSVLWNQHHIVFFIDSVPIRVFKNIESKGVPYVNSQSMGIYSTLWNADDWATRGGLEKIDWSKAPFYTYYKDFDIDGCTVPGPPSCTNKTNNWWAAPPYQQLDPIQSRKYRWARLNHMIYDYCTDKTRNPVPPPECLAGI, encoded by the exons ATGGCCAATTTCACCTATCTTCTTAtaacaatctctctctttctcgatCTTATGACCGTCCATCCTTCAACCGCAAGGCCCACTACGTTTCTTCAAGATTTCTACATCACATGGTCAGAATCACACATCAAGCAAATGGAAAATGGGACGGCAATACAACTTCAGCTCGACCCAACATCTG GGTGTGGTTTTGCTTCCAAGAACAAATACTTGTTTGGCCACATCAGCATGAAAATCAAGCTCATCCCAGGAGACTCTGCAGGGACCGTTACGGCGTTTTAT TTGAATTCGAATACTAATGAGATTCGAGACGAGTTAGATTTTGAGTTCTTGGGTAATCGATCGGGCCAGCCATACACAGTCCAAACTAATGTGTTTGCGCGTGGAAAGGGCAACAGAGAGCAGAGGATGAACCTTTGGTTCGACCCGGCGGCCGAATTTCACACATACTCAGTCCTATGGAACCAGCACCACATTGT GTTTTTCATTGACAGTGTCCCCATTAGAGTGTTCAAGAACATCGAATCCAAGGGTGTCCCATATGTTAACTCTCAATCAATGGGGATCTACTCAACCCTATGGAATGCTGATGACTGGGCCACAAGGGGAGGGTTGGAGAAGATCGATTGGAGCAAGGCACCCTTCTACACTTACTACAAGGACTTTGATATCGACGGTTGCACCGTTCCGGGCCCACCTAGCTGCACTAACAAAACCAACAACTGGTGGGCCGCGCCGCCGTACCAACAACTTGATCCGATCCAATCTAGGAAATACCGGTGGGCCCGATTAAACCACATGATCTACGACTATTGCACCGACAAGACCCGAAACCCGGTCCCACCGCCAGAGTGTTTGGCtgggatttga